Proteins from one Streptosporangium becharense genomic window:
- a CDS encoding N-acyl-D-amino-acid deacylase family protein, translating to MTRFDLLLRGGLVIDGTASPDAARHADVGVLAGRLALLPPGEPAHSARTEDVTGLVVTPGFIDVHTHSDGVALIAGELGRDMVRAAVLQGVTTEICGNCGSSLFPARPERLDAMRAEARVHFGGDVGVYEGFAGFAAAHAAVPRANHLASLVGHGTLRSGVMGPVDRPATPAELDAMCALLDRALAEGAAGLSTGLIYTPGTYAGTDEVVALAAVAARHGKPYVTHLRDEMSRVEEALEEAVEIARRSGAALHVSHHKTAGRHAWGRTERTLPRIAALRAEGMDLTCDVYPYTAGSTVLAAMFPPWAADGGIAALTARLADPGERDRMRRAIAEGVPGWENTVGNGGWDRISVACAPRHPETEGSTIAELAAARGQDPLDTAADMLLAEQGEVTIISHSMVEDDVRRVLAAPYSMIASDGVPKPGGRPHPRWAGTFARVLGHYVRELGLLDLPTAVHKMTGMAADRFGLTGRGVLSDGAHADLVVLDPAAVADGATFAAPLLPPAGIHSVVVAGETVVRDGAETGARPGTVLRA from the coding sequence GTGACCCGCTTCGACCTGCTGCTCCGCGGCGGCCTGGTGATCGACGGGACGGCGTCCCCGGACGCCGCCCGGCACGCCGACGTCGGAGTCCTGGCCGGGCGCCTGGCCCTGCTGCCCCCGGGAGAGCCCGCGCACTCCGCGCGGACCGAGGACGTCACCGGCCTCGTCGTCACCCCCGGCTTCATCGACGTGCACACCCACTCCGACGGGGTCGCCCTGATCGCCGGAGAACTCGGCCGCGACATGGTCCGGGCCGCCGTCCTGCAGGGCGTCACCACCGAGATCTGCGGCAACTGCGGCTCCAGCCTCTTCCCGGCGCGGCCGGAGCGGCTGGACGCGATGCGCGCCGAGGCCCGCGTCCACTTCGGCGGCGACGTCGGAGTCTACGAGGGCTTCGCCGGGTTCGCCGCCGCGCACGCCGCCGTGCCCCGGGCCAACCACCTGGCCTCGCTGGTCGGGCACGGTACGCTGCGCAGCGGGGTGATGGGCCCGGTCGACCGGCCGGCCACCCCCGCCGAGCTGGACGCCATGTGCGCGCTACTGGACCGGGCCCTCGCGGAGGGGGCCGCCGGGCTGTCGACCGGACTGATCTACACCCCCGGCACGTACGCGGGCACGGACGAGGTGGTCGCGCTCGCCGCCGTCGCCGCCCGGCACGGCAAACCGTACGTCACCCACCTGCGCGACGAGATGTCGCGCGTGGAGGAGGCGCTGGAGGAGGCCGTGGAGATCGCCCGGCGGAGCGGCGCCGCACTGCACGTCTCCCACCACAAGACCGCCGGCAGGCACGCCTGGGGACGCACCGAGCGCACCCTGCCCAGGATCGCCGCACTGCGCGCGGAGGGAATGGACCTCACCTGCGACGTCTACCCCTACACCGCGGGCAGCACCGTGCTGGCCGCGATGTTCCCCCCGTGGGCCGCCGACGGCGGGATCGCCGCGCTGACGGCGCGGCTGGCCGACCCCGGCGAGCGTGACCGGATGCGCAGGGCCATCGCCGAGGGCGTGCCCGGCTGGGAGAACACCGTCGGCAACGGCGGCTGGGACCGCATCTCGGTCGCCTGCGCGCCGCGCCACCCCGAGACGGAGGGGAGCACGATCGCCGAGCTGGCCGCCGCGCGCGGGCAGGACCCCCTCGACACGGCCGCCGACATGCTCCTCGCCGAACAGGGCGAGGTCACCATCATCAGCCACTCCATGGTCGAGGACGACGTGCGGCGGGTGCTGGCCGCGCCGTACTCGATGATCGCCTCCGACGGGGTGCCCAAACCGGGAGGCCGCCCCCACCCACGCTGGGCGGGGACGTTCGCGCGCGTGCTCGGCCACTACGTCCGGGAGCTGGGCCTGCTCGACCTGCCGACGGCGGTGCACAAGATGACCGGCATGGCCGCCGACAGGTTCGGGCTGACGGGCCGCGGCGTGCTCAGCGACGGCGCCCACGCCGACCTGGTCGTCCTCGACCCCGCCGCGGTCGCCGACGGCGCGACCTTCGCCGCCCCGCTCCTCCCGCCGGCGGGGATCCACTCGGTCGTCGTCGCGGGCGAGACCGTGGTCCGCGACGGTGCGGAGACGGGCGCCCGGCCGGGGACGGTGCTGCGCGCATGA
- a CDS encoding adenosylmethionine--8-amino-7-oxononanoate transaminase: MSPDELTALDLAHVWHPYAPMPGRQRPLVVESASGVRLRLAEEIEGVSEVVDGMSSWWAAIHGYRHPVLDEAVRDQLGRMSHVMFGGLTHEPAVRLATTLVEMTPAPLRHVFLCDSGSVSVEVAVKMCLQYWRSLGRPEKRKLATWRGGYHGDTFMPMSVCDPEGGMHSLWTGVLTPQVFADRPPAGFDAGVDPVYARHLTEVIERHAGELAAVIVEPVVQGAGGMRFHDPGYLRVLREVSRANDVLLVFDEIATGFGRTGALFAADHAGVDPDVMCVGKGLTGGYMSMAAALCTHEIADGIGRGEFPVLAHGPTFMGNPLASAVACASLGLLLRGGWEQDVKRIETGLTLGLSPARDLPGVADVRVLGAIGVVQLDHRVDMEAATRAALREGVWIRPFRDMIYTMPPYVTDDEDLARICSAILAAARAS, from the coding sequence ATGTCCCCTGACGAGCTGACAGCCCTCGACCTGGCCCATGTCTGGCACCCGTACGCGCCGATGCCGGGCCGGCAGCGGCCGTTGGTCGTGGAATCCGCCTCGGGCGTACGACTCAGACTGGCCGAGGAGATCGAAGGCGTCAGTGAAGTGGTGGACGGGATGTCCTCGTGGTGGGCGGCCATTCACGGATATCGTCACCCCGTCCTCGACGAGGCGGTGCGCGACCAGCTCGGCCGGATGAGCCATGTCATGTTCGGCGGCCTGACGCACGAGCCCGCCGTACGACTCGCGACCACCCTGGTGGAGATGACACCCGCTCCCCTCCGGCACGTCTTCCTCTGCGACTCCGGCTCGGTGTCGGTGGAGGTCGCGGTCAAGATGTGCCTGCAGTACTGGCGGTCCCTGGGCCGTCCGGAGAAGCGGAAGCTGGCCACCTGGCGCGGGGGGTACCACGGCGACACCTTCATGCCGATGAGCGTCTGCGATCCCGAGGGGGGCATGCACAGTCTCTGGACGGGAGTCCTGACGCCCCAGGTGTTCGCCGACCGGCCGCCCGCGGGGTTCGACGCGGGCGTCGATCCCGTCTACGCCCGGCATCTGACCGAAGTGATCGAGAGGCACGCCGGCGAGCTGGCGGCGGTGATCGTGGAGCCGGTCGTGCAGGGTGCGGGTGGCATGCGTTTCCATGACCCGGGATACCTGCGGGTTCTCCGTGAGGTGAGCCGCGCCAACGACGTCCTGCTGGTCTTCGACGAGATCGCCACCGGATTCGGCAGAACGGGAGCGCTCTTCGCGGCCGACCACGCGGGGGTCGATCCCGACGTCATGTGCGTCGGCAAAGGACTGACGGGCGGGTACATGTCGATGGCGGCCGCCCTGTGCACCCACGAGATCGCCGACGGCATCGGCCGCGGGGAGTTCCCTGTCCTCGCCCACGGCCCGACCTTCATGGGCAACCCGCTCGCCTCGGCCGTCGCCTGCGCCTCCCTCGGCCTGCTCCTCCGCGGCGGATGGGAGCAGGACGTCAAGCGGATCGAGACCGGGTTGACCCTGGGGCTGTCACCCGCGCGAGACCTCCCCGGGGTCGCCGACGTCCGGGTCCTGGGAGCCATCGGCGTCGTGCAACTCGACCACCGGGTGGACATGGAAGCCGCCACCCGCGCGGCGCTGCGTGAGGGGGTCTGGATCCGGCCGTTCCGCGACATGATCTACACCATGCCCCCCTACGTCACCGACGACGAAGACCTGGCCAGGATCTGCTCGGCGATCCTGGCGGCTGCCCGCGCATCCTGA
- a CDS encoding beta-ketoacyl-[acyl-carrier-protein] synthase family protein, whose protein sequence is MTGLGVVTADGDGHEVFWRSLFTPPPPGHRTMADWDPAPWLGPRETRVLDRFTQFAVAAADLALRDAGRPVSDPTRSGVLVATALAGMATVERQAVALRERGERRVSPHFVPMFMPNAAPAAVSMRNGWRGPCETIQTACAAATHAIGRAAKLIANGECDLMLAGGTEAAATPLVVAGFTNMRALSSTRRLRPFDGERDGFVIAEGAALLVLEERDAATARGARIYGEVMGLGSTADAHDITAPRSDGAGAAECMRLALRDAGVEPAAVRQINAHGTGTLLNDAAEARAVSAVFGPETPPVTSTKGATGHAFGAGGALEAVAVLLSMRHRVIPPTIGLEKVDPEMSLDVVTGSGRAWAPGPALSNSFGFGGHNGCLVLGPGGEP, encoded by the coding sequence GTGACCGGTCTGGGCGTGGTGACGGCCGACGGCGACGGACATGAGGTCTTCTGGCGTTCCCTGTTCACCCCGCCGCCACCCGGTCACCGGACGATGGCGGACTGGGACCCGGCTCCGTGGCTGGGCCCGCGCGAAACGCGGGTGCTCGACCGGTTCACCCAGTTCGCGGTCGCGGCGGCGGATCTGGCGCTGCGCGACGCCGGGCGTCCGGTGTCCGATCCCACGCGCTCCGGGGTGCTGGTGGCCACCGCGCTGGCCGGAATGGCGACGGTCGAACGGCAGGCCGTCGCGCTGCGGGAACGCGGGGAGCGGCGGGTCTCCCCCCACTTCGTGCCGATGTTCATGCCGAACGCCGCACCCGCGGCCGTGTCCATGCGCAACGGCTGGCGCGGTCCCTGCGAGACGATACAGACCGCCTGCGCGGCCGCCACCCACGCGATCGGCCGGGCGGCGAAGCTGATCGCGAACGGCGAGTGCGATCTGATGCTCGCCGGAGGCACGGAGGCCGCGGCCACTCCGCTGGTCGTCGCCGGCTTCACCAACATGCGCGCGCTGTCGTCCACCCGGCGGCTGCGTCCCTTCGACGGGGAACGCGACGGCTTTGTCATCGCCGAGGGTGCCGCACTGCTGGTGCTCGAGGAACGGGACGCCGCCACAGCCAGGGGAGCGCGTATCTACGGCGAGGTCATGGGGCTCGGCAGCACGGCTGACGCGCATGACATCACGGCTCCCCGGTCCGACGGGGCGGGAGCGGCGGAATGCATGCGGCTCGCGCTGCGGGACGCCGGGGTCGAGCCGGCGGCGGTCCGCCAGATCAACGCCCACGGGACGGGGACGCTGCTCAACGACGCGGCGGAGGCCAGAGCCGTGTCCGCCGTCTTCGGGCCGGAGACCCCGCCGGTGACCTCCACCAAGGGAGCGACCGGTCACGCCTTCGGCGCCGGCGGCGCGCTCGAGGCGGTTGCGGTGCTCCTGTCGATGCGCCACCGCGTCATCCCGCCCACCATCGGCCTGGAGAAGGTCGACCCGGAGATGTCCCTGGACGTGGTCACGGGGAGCGGTCGCGCGTGGGCCCCCGGGCCTGCCCTGTCCAACTCCTTCGGTTTCGGCGGGCACAACGGTTGCCTGGTCCTGGGGCCCGGAGGAGAGCCGTGA
- the bioD gene encoding dethiobiotin synthase — translation MGIMVVTGTGTDVGKTVATAAIAALEVAAGRRVAVLKPVQTGVDGDAPGDVAEVLRLVGDVAHRELLRLPEPLAPNTAARRAGRPAPRLDDMVNEVRRLEATHDLVLVEGAGGVLAWFDDFGTTLADLIAALGAPAVVVTAPGLGTLNATALTAEALRRRDLPCLGMIIGSWPVEPDLAMRCNLSDLPVVSGLPLLGVLPEGMGRLSRPEFLASARRGLAPELRGDFRADDLIAAVG, via the coding sequence ATGGGAATCATGGTGGTGACCGGGACCGGCACCGATGTGGGGAAGACGGTGGCCACGGCGGCCATCGCCGCGCTGGAGGTCGCCGCCGGCCGCCGCGTGGCCGTGCTGAAGCCCGTGCAGACCGGGGTGGACGGCGACGCGCCGGGCGACGTCGCCGAGGTTCTGCGTCTCGTCGGCGACGTCGCCCACCGGGAGTTGCTCAGGCTTCCCGAGCCGCTGGCGCCCAACACCGCCGCGCGCCGGGCGGGTCGCCCGGCGCCGCGGCTGGACGACATGGTGAACGAGGTCAGGAGGCTCGAAGCCACCCATGACCTGGTCCTCGTCGAAGGCGCCGGCGGGGTTCTCGCCTGGTTCGACGATTTCGGCACCACTCTCGCCGACCTCATCGCGGCCCTCGGCGCGCCTGCGGTCGTGGTCACCGCCCCCGGCCTGGGAACGCTCAACGCCACCGCCCTCACGGCGGAGGCTCTCAGGCGTCGCGACCTCCCCTGCCTCGGGATGATCATCGGAAGCTGGCCGGTGGAGCCGGATCTGGCCATGCGGTGCAACCTGAGCGACCTCCCGGTGGTCTCGGGCCTGCCTCTGCTGGGCGTGCTGCCCGAGGGGATGGGGAGGCTGTCGAGGCCGGAGTTCCTCGCCTCCGCCCGGAGGGGACTGGCCCCCGAACTCCGGGGCGACTTCAGAGCTGACGATCTCATCGCGGCGGTCGGCTGA
- a CDS encoding 8-amino-7-oxononanoate synthase: MTGVFDWIDVSARRRDRAGLTRRMLVRPARSALVDLAGNDYLGLARHPEVTGAAAEAALVWGSGATAARLVSGTTVLHRELEEELADFCGAEAALVFSSGYLANLGMITALSRPGTLLVVDAGNHASLIDGYKLAGAQVQTVAHNSPQAVEKALADTRSARVHAVTESVFSVDGDLADLPATLEACRRHNAALLVDDAHGIGVVGERGEGAVAAAGLAGAPDVVWTLTLSKALGSQGGAVLGPRRVIDHVMNTARSFLFDTGLAPAPVAGALTALRVLRDRPDLPARTRRVAAGLHTRLREAGLTVSPPEGAVVSVLAPSAEAAVAWADACRSQGVAVSCFRPPSVPDRFSRLRLTARADLTDADVERAVEVILAARPAGG; this comes from the coding sequence GTGACCGGTGTGTTCGACTGGATCGACGTCAGCGCGCGCCGCCGTGACCGCGCGGGCCTGACCCGTCGCATGCTCGTACGGCCCGCCCGCTCGGCCCTCGTCGACCTGGCCGGCAACGACTATCTCGGCCTGGCCCGCCATCCGGAGGTGACCGGGGCCGCAGCCGAGGCCGCGCTGGTCTGGGGCAGCGGCGCGACGGCCGCCCGCCTGGTCAGCGGCACCACCGTGCTGCACCGGGAACTGGAGGAGGAACTGGCGGACTTCTGCGGGGCGGAAGCGGCTCTGGTGTTCTCCTCCGGATATCTCGCCAACCTGGGAATGATCACTGCGCTCAGCCGTCCGGGTACGCTCCTCGTCGTCGACGCGGGCAACCACGCCTCGCTCATCGACGGGTACAAGCTGGCGGGGGCACAGGTCCAGACCGTCGCTCACAACAGTCCCCAGGCGGTGGAGAAGGCGCTGGCGGACACCCGGTCGGCCCGTGTCCACGCGGTCACCGAGTCGGTCTTCTCGGTCGACGGCGACCTCGCGGACCTGCCGGCGACCCTGGAGGCGTGCCGCCGTCACAACGCCGCGCTCCTCGTCGACGACGCGCACGGCATCGGAGTCGTGGGGGAGAGGGGAGAAGGGGCCGTGGCGGCGGCGGGGCTGGCGGGCGCTCCCGACGTCGTGTGGACCCTCACCCTCTCCAAGGCGTTGGGGTCGCAGGGCGGGGCCGTCCTCGGCCCGCGCCGGGTGATCGACCATGTCATGAACACCGCGCGGAGCTTCCTCTTCGACACCGGTCTCGCGCCGGCCCCGGTGGCGGGAGCGCTGACCGCCCTGCGGGTACTACGCGACCGGCCGGATCTCCCCGCGCGCACGCGCCGGGTGGCCGCCGGACTGCACACCCGGCTGCGGGAGGCCGGGCTCACCGTCTCACCGCCGGAAGGCGCCGTGGTGTCCGTTCTGGCTCCGTCCGCCGAGGCGGCGGTGGCCTGGGCGGACGCGTGCCGGTCGCAGGGGGTGGCGGTGAGCTGCTTCCGCCCGCCCTCCGTGCCCGACCGGTTCTCCCGGCTCCGCCTGACCGCCAGAGCGGACCTGACGGACGCCGACGTCGAGCGCGCCGTCGAGGTGATCCTCGCCGCCCGACCCGCCGGAGGATGA
- a CDS encoding acyl carrier protein, with amino-acid sequence MGNYIRSLEDFLFPAAWRADAVNDVFRTIQKCASEVLLVAPEQVTPEADLFDDLHATSLIRVELLMALEEAFDIKVPDEEVADVRTIGDVHRLVVKLS; translated from the coding sequence ATGGGGAACTATATTCGATCCCTGGAGGACTTCCTGTTTCCGGCGGCATGGAGGGCTGACGCGGTGAATGACGTATTTCGGACAATCCAAAAATGTGCCTCAGAAGTGTTGCTCGTGGCACCCGAACAGGTGACGCCCGAGGCCGACCTCTTCGACGATCTGCACGCCACGAGCCTCATCCGGGTCGAGCTCCTCATGGCGCTGGAGGAGGCTTTCGACATCAAGGTGCCCGACGAGGAGGTCGCGGACGTGCGCACGATCGGAGACGTCCACAGGCTCGTCGTCAAGCTGTCGTGA
- a CDS encoding serine hydrolase, translating into MGSITVAVSVPGMISRDEDAELVLASTGKLLLLASVARGIAAGELDPAEVVELRDDDRCGGSGLLGALSGLRWTIRDLAVLTASVSDNTATNALLRRIGLDRVAEDAAGLGLVRTRILDRIRDRRLPSHPPAFAVGTAGELARFAAGLDGRREWTRILLDWMARNTDRGLVPALLPHDPEEREAPRAAPEGRVWVAHKTGTDTGVRADVGVMIGPERRIGYAVLANGPAGSEHALVTAVRRAGLEIGRLTGLPPAALPSGGLPSAGLPQTGLPPAGGPGTR; encoded by the coding sequence ATGGGTTCCATCACGGTGGCCGTCTCGGTGCCGGGGATGATCTCCCGGGACGAGGACGCCGAGCTGGTCCTCGCCAGCACCGGCAAGCTGCTCCTGCTGGCCTCGGTCGCCAGGGGGATCGCCGCGGGGGAACTGGACCCCGCCGAGGTCGTCGAACTCCGCGACGACGACCGCTGCGGCGGTTCCGGGCTCCTCGGCGCCCTGTCCGGACTCCGTTGGACGATCCGGGACCTCGCCGTGCTGACCGCGTCGGTCAGCGACAACACCGCCACCAACGCGCTGCTGCGCCGGATCGGCCTGGACCGGGTGGCCGAGGACGCCGCCGGGCTGGGCCTCGTCCGGACGCGGATCCTCGACCGGATCCGTGACCGGCGGCTGCCGTCGCACCCGCCCGCCTTCGCCGTGGGTACGGCGGGCGAGCTCGCCCGGTTCGCCGCCGGGCTCGACGGGCGGCGGGAGTGGACCCGGATCCTGCTGGACTGGATGGCCCGCAACACCGACCGGGGCTTGGTCCCCGCCCTGTTGCCGCACGACCCCGAGGAACGTGAGGCGCCCAGGGCGGCCCCCGAGGGGAGGGTCTGGGTGGCGCACAAGACCGGCACCGACACCGGAGTGCGGGCCGACGTGGGCGTGATGATCGGCCCGGAGCGGCGGATCGGCTACGCCGTGCTGGCCAACGGGCCCGCCGGAAGCGAGCACGCGCTGGTGACGGCCGTCCGCCGGGCCGGCCTGGAGATCGGCCGCCTGACCGGCCTGCCCCCGGCCGCCCTCCCCTCGGGGGGCCTCCCCTCGGCCGGTCTTCCCCAGACCGGCCTTCCCCCGGCGGGCGGCCCCGGCACCCGCTGA
- a CDS encoding MalY/PatB family protein, whose amino-acid sequence MSREPSQPSAASAAADPFATIDVERLRSGHGVKWGSLAPGTIGAWVADMDFGIPPAVRESVIRMAEREDFGYPYWPGEDPVVEAFEERMAGRHGWRPDPGRTRVFADVLQILQVMVEYATEPGDGVAIHVPSYPPFLASIARSGRRIVPLPMVRQEAGWGFSADGLAGRLREQGCRMLVLVNPHNPTGRVLTRGELVSLAEVAGELDLVVLADEIHADLVFAPHRHVPFASLGPATAARTITTTSATKAFNIAGLRCAVAHIGPDRVRDALARAPLDYFGTPGILGRVATVAAWRRSDAWLEALLRTLEGNRLMIEEWVRALPWEPRYHSPQGTYLSWLDFTGSPYGTDAPAGHLERLARVKLTEGADFSQETAVDTSAFARLNFATSPSNLREVLTRIAEASPPG is encoded by the coding sequence GTGAGCCGAGAGCCCTCCCAGCCGTCCGCCGCCTCCGCGGCAGCCGACCCGTTCGCGACCATCGACGTCGAGCGTCTGCGCTCCGGACACGGCGTCAAGTGGGGCTCGCTCGCCCCCGGCACCATCGGGGCCTGGGTCGCCGACATGGATTTCGGCATCCCGCCCGCGGTGCGCGAGAGCGTCATCCGGATGGCCGAACGCGAGGACTTCGGGTACCCGTACTGGCCCGGAGAGGACCCCGTGGTCGAGGCGTTCGAGGAACGGATGGCCGGGCGTCACGGGTGGCGGCCGGACCCCGGCCGGACGCGCGTGTTCGCCGACGTCCTGCAGATCCTCCAGGTGATGGTCGAGTACGCGACCGAACCGGGTGACGGTGTCGCGATCCACGTCCCCTCCTACCCGCCGTTCCTCGCGAGCATCGCCCGTTCCGGCCGGCGGATCGTGCCGCTGCCGATGGTCCGGCAGGAGGCGGGCTGGGGCTTCTCGGCCGACGGGCTCGCCGGGCGCCTGCGGGAGCAGGGCTGCCGCATGCTCGTGCTCGTCAACCCGCACAACCCGACCGGCCGTGTCCTCACTCGTGGCGAGCTCGTCTCCCTCGCCGAGGTCGCCGGGGAACTGGACCTGGTGGTGCTGGCCGACGAGATCCACGCCGACCTGGTGTTCGCCCCGCATCGGCACGTCCCCTTCGCCTCGCTGGGGCCGGCCACCGCCGCCCGGACGATCACCACGACCTCGGCGACCAAGGCGTTCAACATCGCTGGGCTCCGCTGCGCCGTCGCGCACATCGGGCCGGACCGGGTCCGGGACGCGCTGGCCCGGGCCCCGCTCGACTACTTCGGCACCCCCGGCATCCTCGGCCGGGTCGCCACCGTCGCCGCCTGGCGCCGGTCCGACGCCTGGCTGGAAGCCCTCTTGCGGACCTTGGAGGGCAACCGGCTCATGATCGAGGAGTGGGTGAGGGCCCTGCCGTGGGAGCCGCGCTACCACTCCCCGCAGGGGACCTACCTGAGCTGGCTCGACTTCACCGGCAGCCCGTACGGGACCGACGCACCCGCCGGACACCTCGAACGCCTGGCGAGGGTCAAGCTCACCGAGGGGGCCGACTTCTCCCAGGAGACCGCCGTCGACACCTCCGCGTTCGCCCGGCTCAACTTCGCGACCAGCCCGTCCAACCTCCGGGAGGTGCTGACCCGCATAGCGGAGGCGTCGCCCCCGGGATGA
- a CDS encoding LysR family transcriptional regulator, whose product MLSSHRLRVLLEVFRTGSIAGAARTLRLSPSAVSHQLSKLEEEAGVGLVERGAQSLRLTGAGRRLATRAQEVLDIIEAAEKDLLAQARADAGQLRIGFFASAGYRLLPLALSTFTARHPAVELDLVLGQPHELLPDLERGALDVLVVFEHALDPWKPPEGVEITHLFDEPHLLVVPPGHPAGQRQRVRLADLADEPWITTYGTGTPVSVLERASALEGFNPMIRCRSDHYEVTLGLVRAGLGVALVPSLGAQGASGIQVCRLDGPRLYRRIGAAVRPTNPNPALRSFIAYLRDASTQIRNALR is encoded by the coding sequence GTGCTGAGCAGCCACCGCCTCCGGGTTCTCCTGGAGGTCTTCCGTACGGGGAGCATCGCGGGAGCCGCGCGAACTCTGCGGCTCTCGCCGTCCGCCGTGTCCCACCAGCTCTCCAAGCTGGAGGAGGAGGCCGGCGTGGGCCTGGTCGAGCGGGGTGCGCAGAGCCTGCGGCTGACCGGTGCCGGGCGGCGGCTGGCGACCCGCGCGCAGGAGGTGCTCGACATCATCGAGGCCGCGGAGAAGGACCTGCTGGCGCAGGCCAGGGCGGACGCCGGTCAGCTGCGGATCGGGTTCTTCGCCTCTGCGGGCTACCGGCTGCTGCCGCTGGCGCTGTCCACCTTCACCGCGCGGCACCCCGCCGTGGAACTCGACCTGGTGCTCGGCCAGCCCCACGAGCTGCTGCCCGACCTGGAGCGCGGCGCGCTCGACGTGCTGGTGGTCTTCGAGCACGCGCTCGACCCGTGGAAGCCGCCGGAGGGAGTGGAGATCACCCATCTCTTCGACGAACCACATCTGCTGGTCGTACCACCGGGCCACCCGGCGGGCCAGCGGCAGCGGGTACGCCTGGCCGACCTGGCCGACGAGCCGTGGATCACCACCTACGGCACCGGCACCCCGGTCTCGGTGCTGGAGCGGGCGAGCGCGCTGGAGGGGTTCAACCCGATGATCCGCTGCCGCAGCGACCACTACGAGGTGACGCTCGGCCTGGTACGCGCCGGACTGGGGGTGGCCCTGGTGCCCAGCCTCGGCGCGCAGGGGGCCTCGGGCATCCAGGTGTGCCGCCTGGACGGGCCCCGGCTCTACCGCAGGATCGGCGCGGCCGTCCGGCCCACCAACCCCAACCCGGCGCTGCGCTCCTTCATCGCCTACCTGCGCGACGCCTCGACCCAGATACGCAACGCCCTGCGCTGA